CATGAAGGGCTGCTCCAGCGTGCGGACCGGAACAGGACTGCTGTCGTTCCGATTGCGCCTCGTCGCGGTGAGATTGTCGACCGAAACGGAGAGGTGCTGGCGCGCAACTACCTGAGCTACACCCTTGATGTTGTGCCGGCGGAAGTCGACAGCATCGATCGTTTGCTGCAGGAGCTTTCAAAGGTTGTGACGCTTTCCCCCTCCTCTATCCGGCTATTCAAACGACGAGTTGCTGACTCAGGTCGTTACAACGAAGTGATGCTACGCAATGATCTGACGGATCTTGAAGGCGCTTTTTTTGCGGCACAGGCGTTTCGCTTCCCAGGTGTGAAACTCAAAGCCCGCTGGGTTCGCCAGTATCCGCAAGGTGCGGTGGCTGCACACGTGGTTGGGTATGTTGGACGTATTTCAGAGGCCGATCTGCAGGTGCTCGACGGGCAAGGCGAACTCGGCAACTACCGCGGAACGGACATCATCGGCAAGCAGGGTGTCGAACGAGCCTGGGAGCAGACGCTGCATGGAACGACTGGCATTGAGTCAGTCGAGGTGACCGCACGTGGTGAGCCGATGCGTACCCTGCATCGAATTGACCCGGAGCCAGGAAGTGACCTGGTGCTGTCGCTGGACATGCGTCTGCAGCGAATCGCCGAGGCGACGTTTGTGGGCAAGCGGGGTGCGCTGGTTGCTATTGACCCACAGAACGGACAGATTCTGGCCTACGTTTCACAGCCTTCGTTTGATCCCAACCTTTTTGTCGGGGGAATTGATCATGAGAGCTGGCGTGAGCTCAACGAGTCCGAGGATGTCCCGTTGCTGAACCGCCCGTTGCTTGGTACGTATCCGATTGGCTCGACGTACAAGCCTTTTGTGGCGCTGGCAGCACTTGAGCTTGGCAAGCGTGATGCCAAGACCCGCATCTACGATCCAGGTTATTTCGA
This sequence is a window from Orrella marina. Protein-coding genes within it:
- the mrdA gene encoding penicillin-binding protein 2 yields the protein MFDFKSAAQREKGRFLLRAWVAAAIVLVAFSLLGMRLWVLQVEEHEGLLQRADRNRTAVVPIAPRRGEIVDRNGEVLARNYLSYTLDVVPAEVDSIDRLLQELSKVVTLSPSSIRLFKRRVADSGRYNEVMLRNDLTDLEGAFFAAQAFRFPGVKLKARWVRQYPQGAVAAHVVGYVGRISEADLQVLDGQGELGNYRGTDIIGKQGVERAWEQTLHGTTGIESVEVTARGEPMRTLHRIDPEPGSDLVLSLDMRLQRIAEATFVGKRGALVAIDPQNGQILAYVSQPSFDPNLFVGGIDHESWRELNESEDVPLLNRPLLGTYPIGSTYKPFVALAALELGKRDAKTRIYDPGYFEMGNQRFRNAGSAAYGHVDMHKSLVVSSDTYYYSLAPEIGIDALHGFMKPFGFGQQTGIDLKGERTGVLPSTDWKRRAFRKPEQQRWFGGETVSAVIGQGYNAFTIMQLAQATSVLANGGRYYRPHLVMAAKDRHGNTRRIESLEPEHVIDIKPEHIKVVHDALIDVTKKGTARRAFAGAAYTAAGKTGTAQLFNLKGTKYRRDDVDERLRDHALFMGFAPAENPTIALAVLVENGGWGSETAAPIARTVMDAWLLQTEPDAVVTAP